The DNA sequence GAAAAATTTGCCAGTCATAACAGCGCAGCTGATAAAGACGAACCGAGGTTCGTTAACGGCCAGGTAGAAATGCTGCCCGAAGTAAAGCAGGCCTTCGACGCATACGCCGCCGCCGGTTTTATTGCAGGTCGCTACGATTATGAACTGGGGGGCATGCAGCTTCCTGAAAGTGTGATGGCTGCCTGTAATGGCTTCTTTACAGCCGCTAACCCGGGAACCGCAGGCTATCCTTTTCTGACCGCCGCTGCCGCCAACCTCATTCGGGTTTTCGGCAACGAATCTCAGAAGAGCAGCTTCCTGCCTAACATGCTAAGCGGCCGTTATTCCGGAACCATGGCACTCACCGAGCCCCATGCCGGGTCGTCGCTGGCAGACATCCGCACCTCCGCCACGCCAACGGACGATGGCCACTACCTGATCAAAGGCGCGAAAATTTACATCTCCGGAGGTGAACAGAGCATTACTGAAAACATTGTTCACATGGTGCTCGCCAAAATCAAAGGCGCTCCGGCCGGTGTAAAGGGTATCTCCCTGTTCATCGTTCCCAAGTTCCGCGTAGACAGCGATGGTAATCCGATGGACCGCAATGGCGTCAGTCTTGCCGGTTTGATTCACAAACTTGGTTACCGCGGCACTACTTCCACAGCGCTTAGTTTCGGTGACGATGCGCCCTGCCATGGCTATCTGGTGGGCGAGCCCCATCAGGGTTTGAAATACATGTTCCAGATGATGAACGAAGCCCGGGTTGGTGTTGGCTTTGGTGCGGCAGTGATCGGCTATCGCGGATATATGCATAGTCTGGAATACGCAAAAGACCGGTTGCAAGGCCGCAAGGCTTCCGAAAAGAACCCGGAAAGCCCCCAGGTGCCGATCATTGAGCACGCTGACGTGCGCCGGATGCTGCTGGCGCAAAAAGCCTACAGTGAAGGCGGGCTGGCACTTTGCCTGTATGGCGCCCGGCTGATGGACGATCAGCACACCCACCCGGATGAACAAAAGCGCAAAGAAGTTGGCAAGCTGCTTGATCTGCTTACGCCTATCATCAAGACCTGGCCTTCCGAGCATGGCCCGAAAGCAAACGACCTGGCCATCCAGGTATACGGCGGTGCCGGTTACACCCGGGAATACCCTGTGGAGCAGTGCTGGCGTGACAACCGACTGAACCCGATTCACGAAGGCACCACCGGCATTCAGGGCCTGGATTTGCTTGGCCGTAAAATCTGGCAGGATCAGAGCCATGGCTTGCAACTGCTGATGCAGGAAATGCAGGTAGATCTGGAGGCAGCGACAACTGATCGTTGTCAGCAATGGGCGTTGTCACTGAGTGAAACCCTGCAGCAGGCTGTCAAAGTTACCCAGAGCCTGGGTAAATCCCTCATGGGCGGCGAGGTGGATAAAACTCTCGCAAATGCCTCCTGCTATCTGCATCTGTTTGGTCATATCATCGTAGCCTGGATGTGGCTGCGCCAGGCCAACGCCGCCGCCCGGACACTGGCGTCTGCAAGCAGTGATGACGAGCGTAATTTCTACCAGGGAAAACTCCAGGCCGCCCAGTACTTCTTCCATTGGGAATTGCCGACAGTTGCCCAGGACCTGGTGTTGTTGCGAAATATGGATGATACCTGCCTGAACATGAAGACGGAGTGGTTCTGATGTCTTTGGTTAACGTCAAAAAGAAAGGTCATATTCTGCTCATAGGGCTAAATCGTCCGGAAAAAATGAATGCCATGAACCGGGCTATGTATCATGAGATAGCTGCGGCCTATTATCAGCTGGAACACGATGAGGGCCTGAGAGTGGGGCTGATGTATGCGGAAGGCGATCACTTTACCAGCGGCCTGCAGCTGGATGACTGGTCAGGCGTGTTCGCAAACGGCAGTGGTATAGAGCCGGGTGAAGGCGAGCTGGATCCGTTTCATATAACCGGTGACGGCCTCAGTAAACCGGTTGTTTTCGCAGCTCAGGGTATCTGTTTCACCTGCGGTGTTGAAATGATGCTCAACACAGATGTCCGCGTAGCGGCCAAAGGCACTCGCTTTGCCCAGTTGGAAGTCAAACGCGGCATCTTTGCCTGTGGTGGCGCCACTATTCGCCTGCAACGTGAAATCGGCTGGGGTAACGCTCAGCGTTATCTGCTGACAGGCGACGAATGGACGGCAGAGCAGGCTTATAACTGGGGCCTGATACAGGAACTGGTTGAGCCGGGCCAGCAGTTCAGTGCAGCTCTGGAAATTGCGGAGAAGATAGCCAATGCTGCACCGCTGGGTGTGCAAGGTAGTCTGAGATCGTCGAAAATTGCTGTAAGCGAAGGCCAGGAAGCGGCCAGGCAGAGGTTGTTCCCGGATTTGCAGCCAGTGATGGCAAGCGAAGATGTTAAAGAAGGTATTCAGTCATTCCTTGAAAGACGAAACGCAGTCTTCAAAGGAAGGTAAGACCAGCCACCCAAACTCCAAGCTGTCGAATGGCCCCTGGAGGGCTACTCGGCAGCATTTTCTGCACACCTCCCCCTGAACCCTGCCTCCGAAGACCGGTACAAAATGACAAAAAGCAATTAATTGGCAGAGTCTCAGGATCTGAACCAGACTTTCAGGACAAAACAATAAATATAAGGATGGACAGGCCATGACAGCTCCGAATACTTCGTTTTCTGCAGCTCCCGGCGAGGTCCTTGAAAGGCTTCGGGAATATGTATCCAGTGCGCAGCTTCTGGAGATTGTGTACCGCGACGGCGCAGGGCAGGTCTGTATGGCTCATGATGCAGTGCGTGATGTGTTCAGTCGGGCTGGTCAGGATTTTATTCTTCTCAGGCGTGGGATCATGTTGCCGTTTGACCGGGTACTGATGCTTGACGGTCAGAGAATTTCTGGCGTGGCCGGTTAAATAAAAGGTAATCGGCAGGTAATTGTGTGGCACCGGACATGTCCGTACCCTGTTTACGGTTGCAAACGTTTACCAACAGAGGGATATGTTATGAACAAGTTAACTCTCAGCGCACTTCTTATGTTTTTGACTTTGGGGCTTGCTGCCTGCAGCTCCGAAGATAATGAGGGGGCCGATTTTGGCAAGGCCGCTGACAACGCTGAAGAAATGATGGACGATGCCGGCAACTCGGTCGAAGAGACCTACGAGGAAGCTACAGGCCAGGACGAAGGCGTAATGGGTGAAATGAAGGAAGGTGCTGAAAATGCCGGCGAAGAAATGGGCGATGCTGCTGAGGATGCAGGCGACGCTATCGAAGAAGGTTATGATGAAATAACCAAATAAGGTTCTTCGTTTTTAGATCCCGGAAGAGGGCGGCCATGAATTTTCAGGCCGCCCTTTTTGTTTTCAGGGAATCGGATCCGGTTTATTTATAACAGTACTGATCAGTCTGCAAGGCAGGAGTGGACCAGTTCTGAGTTGGCATCAGGATTAACCATTCTGTCTTTTTAGTGTCTCTATATTGTCATGCTTCTCGCTAACACTGTGCTCTCGGAAACACACCCGTTTGTTGAGCATCGAGAGACAAAGAGAGACATAACATGGCCAAACATCACATAGATTCCAATTATCTGGACCCTGACTACGAACCGGTAGTTAACCATTCTGATAACACACCTTTTCATGAAGTTATGGCTGCCCGCATGCAGCGACGTACTGTTATGAAGGGTGGCGTAGGGGCTGCGTTGGCCAGCATCATGGGAGTTAGCCTTGCCGGTTGTGGCAGCAGTGATAGCAAAAGCTCCGGAACAACCGGGGGGAGCAGTTCGTCGTCAACCGAGCTGGGCTTCAAGGCTGTACCTGTCTCCAGCGCAAATACTGTAGTTGTTCCTGAGGGATACAGTTCCGAGGCATTCCTGCCCTGGGGAACACCGATCACCGGTTCCTATCCCGAATATCGTGCCGATGGCACCAATACCGGCGCCGAGCAGGAGCAGCAGGTAGGCATGCATCATGATGGCATGCACTTTTATCCGATTGATCTGAAGAGTGGCGGCAGTGCCTCTTCCGAAGGACTCCTGGTGATGAACCACGAGTACATTAACCAGAGCGCATTGCACGCTAATGGCGCTACTGATTCGGGTGATAACGGTGGTTTCCGCCCTGCTGATGAGGTCCGTAAGGAGATTGCGGCCCACGGTGTCTCGGTAGTGCACATCAAACAGAACAGCGAAGGTAAATGGGATGTCGTTTTCGGCAGCCCCTATAACCGTCGCATCACCGGTGGTACAGCTATGGATCTCCGCGGGCCTGCTCGCGGATACAGCAAGCTGGTAACCCCATACAGCCTTAATGCCACTGAAACTCGTGGAACTCTGAATAACTGCTCTATGGGGCCTACTCCCTGGGGCACATACCTGACCGCGGAAGAAAACTGGCATGGCTATTTCGCCACCAGTGCGGCAGACCGGCCCCGTGAGTATGTCCGTCATGGCGTGGGCAGCAGTTCCCGGTACGATTGGGAGCTGGCGGATAGCGGTCTGGATCAGTACGTGCGTTTTAACGTCACGCCACAGGATGGTGGCACAGCCGAGACGGACTACCGGAATGAGGCCAACACCTTCGGCTATATGGTTGAGATCGACCCGTTTGCACCAGAGAGCAAGCCCCAGAAGCGCACAGCTCTTGGTCGGTTTGGCCACGAGGGT is a window from the Marinobacter sp. ANT_B65 genome containing:
- a CDS encoding crotonase/enoyl-CoA hydratase family protein, with product MSLVNVKKKGHILLIGLNRPEKMNAMNRAMYHEIAAAYYQLEHDEGLRVGLMYAEGDHFTSGLQLDDWSGVFANGSGIEPGEGELDPFHITGDGLSKPVVFAAQGICFTCGVEMMLNTDVRVAAKGTRFAQLEVKRGIFACGGATIRLQREIGWGNAQRYLLTGDEWTAEQAYNWGLIQELVEPGQQFSAALEIAEKIANAAPLGVQGSLRSSKIAVSEGQEAARQRLFPDLQPVMASEDVKEGIQSFLERRNAVFKGR
- a CDS encoding acyl-CoA dehydrogenase, with the translated sequence MTDTLIDRRDLAFQLYEVLDTETLISRDRFSEHSRDTFDAVIETADKMAREKFASHNSAADKDEPRFVNGQVEMLPEVKQAFDAYAAAGFIAGRYDYELGGMQLPESVMAACNGFFTAANPGTAGYPFLTAAAANLIRVFGNESQKSSFLPNMLSGRYSGTMALTEPHAGSSLADIRTSATPTDDGHYLIKGAKIYISGGEQSITENIVHMVLAKIKGAPAGVKGISLFIVPKFRVDSDGNPMDRNGVSLAGLIHKLGYRGTTSTALSFGDDAPCHGYLVGEPHQGLKYMFQMMNEARVGVGFGAAVIGYRGYMHSLEYAKDRLQGRKASEKNPESPQVPIIEHADVRRMLLAQKAYSEGGLALCLYGARLMDDQHTHPDEQKRKEVGKLLDLLTPIIKTWPSEHGPKANDLAIQVYGGAGYTREYPVEQCWRDNRLNPIHEGTTGIQGLDLLGRKIWQDQSHGLQLLMQEMQVDLEAATTDRCQQWALSLSETLQQAVKVTQSLGKSLMGGEVDKTLANASCYLHLFGHIIVAWMWLRQANAAARTLASASSDDERNFYQGKLQAAQYFFHWELPTVAQDLVLLRNMDDTCLNMKTEWF
- a CDS encoding PhoX family protein, encoding MAKHHIDSNYLDPDYEPVVNHSDNTPFHEVMAARMQRRTVMKGGVGAALASIMGVSLAGCGSSDSKSSGTTGGSSSSSTELGFKAVPVSSANTVVVPEGYSSEAFLPWGTPITGSYPEYRADGTNTGAEQEQQVGMHHDGMHFYPIDLKSGGSASSEGLLVMNHEYINQSALHANGATDSGDNGGFRPADEVRKEIAAHGVSVVHIKQNSEGKWDVVFGSPYNRRITGGTAMDLRGPARGYSKLVTPYSLNATETRGTLNNCSMGPTPWGTYLTAEENWHGYFATSAADRPREYVRHGVGSSSRYDWELADSGLDQYVRFNVTPQDGGTAETDYRNEANTFGYMVEIDPFAPESKPQKRTALGRFGHEGVIFAPVTEGQPVVCYSGDDSRYEYIYKFVTARPYNAATANGSLLDEGTLYVARFNDDGSGEWLTLSLDDAGFASKVAAAEGTEVGRSGILFAGFENQADVIVNTRLAADIAGATPMDRPEWGAVDPNSGEVYFTLTNNSQRTEAETDAANPIVENRNGHIIRWKEAGNDHAATAFEWDIFVFAGEQGTETSVDGDVVVSLTDDNIFNSPDGLWFDYNGVLWIQTDGYSNDTYGNQMMLAANPETREIRRFFVGPSGCEVTGVVTTPDSKTMFVNIQHPRSNWPNASEDRPRDATVIVTRDDGGVIGA